The sequence CCGACCGTGCTTGCGAATGCGTGCATCGGTGACGTTGATGGCCTGGAAAAAGCCCGTGAAGTTCTCGGTGATCGCGAAGCTCCCGCACAGATCGATCTGGGTATAACCCTCCACGAATACCGGCTCTCCCCCTCTGCCCGAGATGCTCTCCAGAAAGTCTCCGCGTTGATTGAGCGCTGCTCTCAGCTGCAGGGCGCCCTTGTCGTAGTAGAGCACCAGGTTTCGCGTATTGCTGAGCCCCTCGAGCGCAAAGGTCTCGGTGACATTGTCAAGTTCCACCTTGGCGTTGCTATCCACCAAGGTGAGGTTCGCCTGCACCCCGATACCATCGAAGGGAGCCGGAAGCCTTCGAAAGTCGTGCTGCCAGGAGAGCTCGACTCCCCTTACGTTGGCTGCTTCTCCGTTGCTCGGGCGGCGTATGTCGTAGATATACGGTCCACTTGCCAGATTGAAGGTTTGCTTCTCCACCCTCTCGACGATGAAGTTGCCCACCTGCTTGATGAAACCCGCCAGGCTAAGATAACTGGCGTCCTCATAGTACCACTCGAACGACAGGTCGAAGTTGTTTGCCGTGAAGGGCCTCAGGTTCGGCTCTCCGCTGCTGGCGCGCAGGACATTCGGCGTGTTGATGTCGTAGGTGATCGAGGGTCGCAGTTGCTGCGGCGTGTCAGGGTCGCGACCTTCTTGTTCTCTGCATCCACCGTACGCCTCGTTCGATTCCTCACTAACCGGACCCATGCAAGGACCGTCATCTGGTCGCCGCCTTCCTTTTTCGCACCAGGTGTGGCCGGGGCATTGCCATGCGGGCTTCAAGAGCTCAGCCACAACTCTCCAGCGTTCGTTTCGGTTGCAGCTTGGAGCGCCTTTTTCGTCTGCGACGATTATCCGAGGAATCTCTGTTCCAGGACACTGTTAGGGCCCGCGGAAGAATAACTCGTGTGTTTCGGTGAGGACCGGGCGCCCCTGGCGAGGCGCGACGACGAGGAGTCTTGGGGATACTTCGAGCAGGAGCAACATAGCCAGCGGTGGTCAGAACCGGCGAAATGGATGAGTCGTTCTTCCGCGGGCCCTTGACCCCGACACACATGACAGATCGGGCGAACGGCGCGCGCAAGGGTGTAGCTTGCCCTCGCAGCGAGCCGGGGTGACGAGCTGAATGCAGAGGCTTGTGCCGCGGGCGGACACGAGCTGAATCGAATCCTCACTTGATGGTGACCGAAGCGCCAACTTCTTCCAGCTATTTCTTGAGCTCTTCGGCTTCCTCCTTGGAGACCGCTTCCTTCAGGGCCTTGGGTGCGCTCTCTACCAGTTTTTTCGCATCCGCGAGACCGAGCTGGGTGATCTCGCGCACTACCTTGATGACGTTGATCTTCTTGTCACCGAAAGCAGTGAGCTCGACGGTGAACTCAGTTTGCTCGGGCTCGGCTTCGGCGCCTGCAGCGCCGGGGACGGCAGCCACGGCGGCAGCCACCGGCGCCGCGGAAACACCCCACTTCTCTTCCA is a genomic window of Pseudomonadota bacterium containing:
- the rplL gene encoding 50S ribosomal protein L7/L12 → EEKWGVSAAPVAAAVAAVPGAAGAEAEPEQTEFTVELTAFGDKKINVIKVVREITQLGLADAKKLVESAPKALKEAVSKEEAEELKK
- a CDS encoding TonB-dependent receptor; translation: MGPVSEESNEAYGGCREQEGRDPDTPQQLRPSITYDINTPNVLRASSGEPNLRPFTANNFDLSFEWYYEDASYLSLAGFIKQVGNFIVERVEKQTFNLASGPYIYDIRRPSNGEAANVRGVELSWQHDFRRLPAPFDGIGVQANLTLVDSNAKVELDNVTETFALEGLSNTRNLVLYYDKGALQLRAALNQRGDFLESISGRGGEPVFVEGYTQIDLCGSFAITENFTGFFQAINVTDARIRKHGRFANHFLELKDTGARYALGIRATF